In a genomic window of Streptomyces pristinaespiralis:
- a CDS encoding exonuclease SbcCD subunit D yields the protein MKFLHTSDWHVGKTLKGRNRLEEQAGVLREITQIAVGNDVDAVLIAGDLYENAAPTADAQRLVVRTLLQLAKQDIEVVLIAGNHDHGATLEAYKPLMDIAGIHVYGQARPAAKGGVHSFRAKSTDERVNVAVLPFLSQRYAVRAAEIIANTPSQNVGAYDQLIRDVLDNLTGAFTSDAVNIVMAHLTCTGGVFGGGERAAQSIMEYHVPAAIFPVEAHYVALGHLHRRQTIPAACPVHYSGSPYAIDFGEQNNTHVVCLVEASPGTPAKITDIPVTAGRRLRTIEGTVAQLTADPAVYGEDYLRLVITQPAYASMRDDLLEALPNALEIRIHPDHASTGATAGIATHQPTKTPAQLFSDYCHSVGVSDDRVTALFNHLHDDLTRSTARS from the coding sequence GTGAAGTTTCTGCATACCTCCGACTGGCATGTCGGCAAGACCCTCAAGGGCCGTAACCGGCTCGAGGAGCAGGCAGGCGTACTGCGTGAGATCACCCAGATAGCCGTCGGCAACGACGTCGATGCTGTCCTCATCGCTGGCGATCTCTACGAGAACGCCGCGCCCACCGCGGACGCCCAAAGGCTTGTCGTGCGCACCCTGCTGCAACTGGCCAAGCAGGACATCGAGGTCGTCCTGATCGCCGGCAACCACGACCACGGTGCCACACTCGAGGCCTACAAGCCGCTGATGGACATCGCCGGCATCCACGTCTATGGCCAGGCCCGCCCGGCCGCAAAGGGCGGCGTGCACAGCTTCCGCGCCAAGTCCACCGACGAGCGCGTCAACGTCGCCGTTCTGCCGTTTCTCTCCCAGCGCTACGCCGTCCGCGCCGCGGAGATCATCGCCAACACCCCGTCCCAGAACGTCGGCGCCTACGACCAGCTCATCCGAGATGTCCTGGACAACCTGACAGGGGCTTTCACCTCCGACGCCGTCAACATCGTCATGGCCCACCTGACGTGCACCGGCGGCGTCTTCGGCGGCGGCGAGCGGGCAGCCCAATCGATCATGGAATACCACGTGCCCGCCGCTATCTTCCCCGTCGAAGCGCACTACGTGGCCCTGGGCCACCTGCACCGCCGACAGACGATCCCGGCCGCCTGCCCGGTGCACTACAGCGGATCCCCCTATGCGATCGACTTCGGCGAGCAGAACAACACCCACGTGGTCTGCCTCGTCGAAGCCTCTCCCGGCACCCCCGCGAAGATCACCGACATCCCGGTCACTGCCGGCCGCAGGCTGCGCACCATCGAGGGGACCGTCGCCCAGCTCACCGCCGACCCCGCCGTCTACGGCGAGGACTACCTCCGGCTCGTGATCACCCAGCCCGCCTACGCCAGCATGCGCGACGACCTGCTGGAAGCCCTCCCCAACGCCCTCGAAATCCGCATCCACCCCGACCACGCGAGCACCGGCGCCACGGCGGGCATCGCCACCCACCAGCCGACCAAGACGCCTGCGCAACTGTTCTCCGACTACTGCCACAGCGTCGGCGTCAGCGACGACCGGGTCACGGCCCTGTTCAACCACCTGCACGACGACCTGACCCGCTCGACCGCCCGCTCCTGA